Proteins encoded by one window of Winogradskyella sp. PG-2:
- the map gene encoding type I methionyl aminopeptidase: MIIVKTKEEIELMRQSALIVSKTLGMLAKEVKEGVTTNHLDTIAEEFIRDHGALPGFKGLYDCPSTLLCSVNEAVVHGLPTDVPLKDGDIVSIDCGSLMNGFYGDHAYTYEIGNVAEETKKLIQVTKESLYVGINQLKVGNRVGDVGYAIQQYCEKEGYGVVRELVGHGLGRKMHEDPEMPNYGRRGRGKKFIEGMVVAIEPMINMGTHKVKQLKDGWTIVTQDGKPSVHFEHDIAIVDGKPEILSTFAYVHEALGITSDEEDAFRQKALVL, translated from the coding sequence ATGATTATTGTAAAAACCAAGGAAGAAATAGAACTAATGCGTCAAAGTGCACTTATTGTATCTAAAACTTTGGGCATGTTAGCTAAAGAAGTTAAAGAAGGTGTTACAACCAATCACTTAGACACAATTGCCGAAGAGTTTATTAGAGATCATGGTGCTTTACCAGGGTTTAAAGGTTTATACGATTGTCCTTCAACACTTTTATGTAGTGTTAATGAAGCTGTTGTTCACGGGCTTCCTACAGATGTACCTTTAAAAGATGGTGATATTGTATCTATCGATTGTGGTTCTTTAATGAACGGTTTTTACGGAGATCATGCCTATACTTATGAAATTGGAAATGTAGCTGAAGAGACAAAAAAATTAATTCAAGTTACTAAGGAGTCGCTTTACGTAGGAATCAATCAATTGAAAGTTGGAAATCGTGTTGGTGATGTCGGTTATGCTATACAACAATATTGTGAAAAAGAAGGATATGGTGTTGTTAGAGAATTAGTTGGTCATGGCTTAGGTCGTAAGATGCATGAAGATCCTGAAATGCCAAACTATGGAAGACGTGGAAGAGGCAAGAAATTTATTGAAGGTATGGTTGTTGCCATTGAGCCAATGATAAATATGGGAACTCACAAAGTAAAACAACTAAAAGATGGTTGGACTATAGTTACACAAGACGGAAAACCTAGTGTTCATTTTGAACATGATATTGCTATTGTAGATGGCAAGCCAGAGATTTTATCGACATTTGCATATGTTCATGAAGCCTTAGGGATAACTTCTGATGAAGAGGATGCATTTCGACAAAAGGCTTTAGTGCTTTAA
- a CDS encoding class I SAM-dependent methyltransferase: MKSVFKFFLNLIPRPILIRLSYIIRPLLAFFLKGKTYTDPIDNKSFKTFLPYGYEKQRPNILSPSTLSLERHRLLWLYLKNETDFFSAEKKILHFAPEQCFLKRFKQLNNLDYTTTDLLSPIADVKADICDLPFEDNSYDIILCNHVLEHIPDDTKAMQELYRVMKPGGYGIFQIPQDLNRETTFEDDTITDKAERAKIFGQYDHVRVYGRDYFDKLRSIGFKVKKVDYTSRLTDSQINEYRLAKGEIIPVVFK; this comes from the coding sequence ATGAAATCAGTTTTTAAGTTTTTTCTAAACCTCATACCTAGGCCAATTCTAATAAGGCTTAGTTATATTATTAGACCTTTATTAGCATTCTTTTTAAAAGGAAAGACCTATACAGATCCTATTGACAATAAAAGTTTCAAAACATTTTTACCTTACGGATACGAGAAACAAAGGCCAAATATTCTCTCACCATCTACGCTATCATTAGAGCGACACCGATTACTTTGGTTATACTTAAAAAATGAAACTGATTTTTTTTCTGCCGAAAAAAAAATATTACACTTTGCACCAGAACAATGTTTTCTTAAGCGTTTTAAACAGTTAAATAACTTAGACTATACCACAACAGATTTATTATCACCAATCGCTGATGTTAAAGCCGATATTTGTGATTTGCCTTTTGAAGATAACAGTTATGATATTATTCTTTGCAATCATGTACTAGAACATATACCTGATGACACTAAAGCTATGCAAGAATTATATCGTGTTATGAAACCAGGTGGCTATGGAATTTTTCAAATTCCTCAAGATTTAAATCGTGAAACAACTTTTGAGGACGATACAATAACTGATAAAGCAGAACGCGCAAAAATATTTGGTCAATACGACCACGTTAGAGTTTATGGACGCGATTATTTTGACAAGTTACGTTCAATAGGTTTTAAAGTTAAAAAAGTAGACTACACATCTCGTCTTACAGATTCTCAAATTAACGAATACCGATTAGCAAAAGGAGAAATAATTCCAGTAGTCTTTAAATAA
- a CDS encoding Na(+)-translocating NADH-quinone reductase subunit C has protein sequence MEQRTDKNSYTIIFAIGMVLGVGALLAFLASSLKPMITENERLEKQQNILYAMGVNDNDESSATFVSTADAPELFNQYIKQQLEVQGGKPVENDQAYLIDVKKEQAKAKNGETRRLPLFVGEKDGNTFYIAPIRGKGLWDAIWAYVALDENMVVQGAFFDHKGETPGLGANIKQRFFMDDFIGEHLLSSTGAFKGINVAKGNADPKNNDKTDNEVDAIAGATITGDGVTAMIKKDLKLYLPYFESLKGK, from the coding sequence ATGGAACAAAGAACAGATAAAAATTCATATACTATAATTTTTGCCATAGGGATGGTACTAGGTGTAGGTGCTTTATTAGCGTTTTTGGCATCATCTTTAAAACCGATGATTACTGAAAATGAACGTTTAGAGAAACAGCAAAACATCTTATATGCAATGGGTGTTAATGATAATGATGAGTCTAGTGCAACTTTTGTGTCTACAGCAGATGCTCCAGAATTATTTAATCAGTATATCAAACAACAATTAGAAGTTCAAGGTGGTAAGCCCGTTGAAAATGATCAAGCCTATTTAATTGATGTAAAGAAAGAACAAGCTAAAGCTAAGAATGGTGAAACAAGACGTTTACCGCTATTTGTAGGCGAGAAAGATGGTAATACATTCTATATAGCACCAATACGTGGCAAAGGTCTTTGGGATGCAATATGGGCTTATGTTGCTTTAGATGAGAATATGGTTGTTCAAGGTGCCTTTTTCGACCATAAAGGTGAAACACCAGGTCTAGGTGCAAATATTAAACAACGTTTTTTCATGGATGATTTTATTGGTGAACATTTATTGTCTAGCACAGGTGCTTTTAAAGGTATTAATGTTGCTAAAGGAAATGCAGATCCAAAGAATAATGATAAAACAGATAATGAGGTTGATGCTATTGCAGGCGCTACAATTACAGGTGATGGTGTTACAGCTATGATCAAAAAAGATTTAAAGTTGTATCTGCCGTATTTTGAATCTTTAAAAGGTAAGTAA
- the nqrE gene encoding NADH:ubiquinone reductase (Na(+)-transporting) subunit E: MEHIELFFKSIFIDNMVFATFLGMCSYLAVSKKVSTAVGLGAAVIFVLAITVPLNWLLDQYILQPGALSWLGDDYAGYDLSFLSFIMFIATIATMVQLVEIIVEKFSPSLYNSLGIFLPLIAVNCAILGGSLFMQSREIETLGLALNYGIGSGIGWFLAILAIAAIREKIRYSNVPPALRGLGITFIITGLMAIGFMSFGGMLTGGDEETKPEDNSTAIEIIKEDIKQEEAKYKSNLEIAENTNK; this comes from the coding sequence ATGGAACATATAGAATTATTTTTTAAATCGATATTTATAGATAACATGGTATTTGCCACATTCTTAGGAATGTGTTCTTACCTAGCTGTATCCAAAAAAGTATCAACAGCTGTTGGTTTAGGTGCTGCCGTAATATTCGTTTTAGCGATTACCGTGCCTTTAAACTGGCTGTTAGATCAATATATATTACAACCAGGAGCATTATCTTGGTTAGGTGATGACTATGCTGGTTATGATTTAAGCTTCTTGTCGTTTATTATGTTTATTGCTACCATTGCAACTATGGTTCAATTGGTAGAAATAATAGTTGAGAAATTCTCACCATCGTTATATAACTCATTAGGTATCTTTTTACCATTAATTGCTGTAAACTGTGCCATATTAGGTGGTTCATTATTTATGCAATCTAGAGAAATAGAAACTTTAGGATTAGCTTTAAACTATGGAATTGGATCTGGTATCGGATGGTTCTTAGCCATTTTAGCAATTGCAGCTATAAGAGAAAAAATCAGATATAGTAATGTGCCACCAGCTTTAAGAGGTTTGGGTATTACATTTATTATTACAGGTCTAATGGCTATTGGGTTTATGAGTTTTGGAGGTATGTTGACAGGCGGAGACGAAGAAACAAAGCCTGAAGATAATTCAACTGCTATTGAAATAATAAAAGAAGATATTAAACAAGAAGAAGCTAAATATAAGTCTAACTTAGAGATAGCTGAAAATACAAACAAGTAA
- a CDS encoding FAD:protein FMN transferase, producing MNNYTTLKKLQIIRITLLVLLLTFVFNCTSEPKTIKVSGVVFGTTYSVIYLGQENHNQQFDSLFNVINQSMSTYIEDSDISKLNRNEDVEVDKHFKRVLKASKEVYRNSEGAFDPSIGNVVNAWNFGAEENKFLTDSTIIDSLMKFVGLNRIGLIGNKIKKPKEAYIEFNAIAKGYGVDVITEFLETKAVNNYLVEIGGEVRVKGENIEKNSPWRIGLDEPRFDGGQSVYKAIELKDEAMATSGTYRKFKIDKNGNRYAHIINTKTGYPTKTSILSVSVIAPDCTTADGYATAFQAMGIERVTWFLNSHPELKAYFIYEDEAKNLQTLNLNDFPE from the coding sequence ATGAATAATTACACTACATTAAAAAAATTGCAAATAATTAGAATTACTTTATTAGTTCTTCTATTAACTTTCGTTTTTAACTGCACTAGTGAACCAAAAACAATAAAAGTATCTGGAGTTGTTTTTGGAACTACTTACTCTGTGATTTATTTAGGTCAAGAAAACCACAACCAACAATTTGATAGTTTGTTTAATGTTATTAATCAATCTATGTCAACTTATATTGAAGATTCAGATATTTCTAAACTAAATAGAAATGAGGATGTTGAGGTTGACAAACATTTTAAACGCGTGCTTAAGGCGTCAAAAGAAGTCTACAGAAATTCTGAAGGTGCTTTTGATCCATCTATAGGTAACGTTGTAAATGCTTGGAATTTTGGTGCTGAGGAAAATAAATTTTTAACAGATAGCACCATTATTGATAGTCTTATGAAATTTGTTGGGTTAAATCGCATAGGTTTGATAGGTAATAAAATAAAGAAGCCAAAAGAAGCTTACATAGAATTTAATGCTATAGCTAAAGGCTATGGTGTAGATGTAATTACCGAATTTTTAGAAACTAAAGCAGTTAATAATTATTTGGTCGAAATTGGAGGAGAGGTAAGAGTTAAAGGTGAAAATATTGAAAAGAATTCACCTTGGCGTATTGGACTAGACGAGCCACGTTTTGATGGTGGACAATCAGTTTATAAAGCAATAGAGTTAAAAGATGAAGCAATGGCGACTTCTGGCACTTATCGTAAATTTAAAATTGATAAAAATGGAAATCGTTATGCACACATCATCAATACAAAAACAGGTTATCCTACTAAAACAAGTATATTGAGTGTTTCTGTTATTGCGCCAGATTGTACGACCGCAGATGGATATGCAACGGCATTTCAGGCTATGGGAATTGAAAGAGTGACTTGGTTTTTAAATTCACATCCAGAATTGAAAGCTTATTTTATCTATGAAGATGAAGCTAAGAATTTGCAAACTTTGAACTTAAATGATTTTCCTGAATAA
- the nqrF gene encoding NADH:ubiquinone reductase (Na(+)-transporting) subunit F, whose amino-acid sequence MILAASTIGTIVATVAAFLVVTLLLVALLLFVKQKLSPSGPVKILINGEREIEVASGSTLLSTLGGNKIFLPSACGGGGTCIQCECHVLSGGGEALPTETPHFSRKELAHGARLSCQVKVKQDMEITIPEEIFGIKKWEATVVSNYNVATFIKEFIVEIPEDMGYKAGGYIQIEIPECEIKYAEMDVTAHPTDHPGEPDKFKSDWEKFGLWPLVMKNSETVERAYSMASYPAEGREIMLNVRIATPPFDRAKGGWMNVNPGIASSYIFNQKVGDKVTISGPYGEFFINESDSEMLYVGGGAGMAPMRSHLYELFRTLKTGRKVTYWYGGRSKAELFYIHYFRALEKDFPNFKFYLALSEPLEQDNWKVKTDINDEAGDGFVGFIHQVVIDQYLSNHESPEDIELYFCGPPLMNQAVQKMGEDFGIPDEHIRFDDFGG is encoded by the coding sequence ATGATATTAGCCGCAAGTACAATCGGAACTATAGTTGCAACAGTAGCTGCTTTTTTAGTAGTAACATTATTATTAGTTGCTTTGTTATTATTTGTAAAGCAAAAATTATCACCATCAGGTCCTGTTAAGATTTTGATTAATGGTGAACGTGAAATTGAGGTAGCCTCAGGAAGTACTTTACTATCTACCTTAGGTGGAAATAAAATTTTCTTACCATCTGCATGTGGTGGTGGTGGAACATGTATTCAATGTGAATGTCATGTACTGTCTGGTGGAGGTGAAGCACTGCCAACAGAGACTCCTCACTTTTCTAGAAAAGAATTAGCACATGGTGCACGATTATCTTGTCAAGTAAAAGTAAAGCAGGATATGGAGATTACCATTCCTGAAGAGATTTTTGGGATTAAAAAATGGGAAGCAACAGTAGTTTCTAACTATAATGTAGCAACATTTATTAAAGAATTTATTGTAGAAATCCCAGAAGATATGGGCTACAAAGCAGGTGGTTATATTCAGATAGAAATTCCTGAATGCGAGATTAAATATGCTGAAATGGACGTTACAGCACATCCTACAGATCATCCAGGTGAGCCAGATAAATTTAAATCAGATTGGGAGAAATTTGGATTATGGCCTCTAGTCATGAAGAATTCTGAAACTGTTGAGCGCGCTTATTCTATGGCTTCTTACCCAGCTGAAGGACGTGAGATTATGCTTAACGTTCGCATCGCTACACCACCTTTTGATAGAGCAAAAGGCGGATGGATGAACGTAAACCCAGGTATTGCTTCGTCTTATATATTCAATCAGAAAGTAGGTGATAAAGTAACAATCTCTGGACCTTATGGAGAGTTCTTTATTAATGAATCTGACTCTGAAATGTTATATGTTGGTGGTGGTGCTGGTATGGCTCCAATGCGTTCACATTTATATGAATTATTTAGAACATTAAAAACAGGTCGTAAAGTAACATATTGGTATGGAGGACGTTCTAAAGCTGAACTTTTCTATATCCATTACTTTAGAGCCTTAGAAAAGGATTTTCCTAACTTTAAATTCTACTTGGCTTTATCAGAACCACTTGAGCAAGATAATTGGAAAGTGAAAACAGATATTAATGATGAAGCTGGAGACGGATTCGTAGGCTTTATTCATCAAGTGGTAATAGATCAATATTTATCTAATCACGAGTCACCAGAAGATATAGAATTATACTTCTGTGGACCACCATTAATGAATCAGGCGGTTCAAAAAATGGGTGAGGATTTTGGCATCCCAGATGAGCATATTAGATTTGATGATTTTGGTGGATAA
- a CDS encoding SLC13 family permease codes for MKHHPLSKSLGLFLGPLLFLILQISSLELISDKADAVIATALWMVIWWITEAVSISVTSLLPLLLFPLFKVMPIADVGANYGSPIVFLFFGGFVLALALEKVNLHKRIALSIIKLTGTTPNKVILGFMIATAFMSMWISNTASTVVMLPIAMSVINLLISDEDGFTKKDQNFALSVMLGIAFSANAGGIATVIGTPPNSVLIGLLENEYSIEISFLNWMLIGLPFSATLITIIYFVLIKLFPNKDLVFDASNTVIKDELNKLGKISPKEKQVLLTFAIIVSLWIFRTIINNIFPNLGLTDTMISILGALALFTIPHNLKQGDFILEWKDTQKLAWGILILFGGGLALAKGMSASGIVDIVATTISNSEISILFTESLLIILMLFMTELMSNVALTAVLAPVVAGIAIGLEIPILYLLIPVTMASSCAFMLPMATPPNAIVFASGFVKVHQMARVGIILNLIAVALLILMFQFFIPLVF; via the coding sequence ATGAAACATCATCCTTTATCTAAAAGTCTAGGTCTTTTTTTAGGACCTCTACTATTTTTAATTCTTCAAATTTCGTCTTTAGAACTTATTTCAGATAAAGCTGATGCCGTTATCGCGACGGCTCTATGGATGGTTATCTGGTGGATTACCGAAGCTGTTTCTATATCAGTAACATCATTGCTTCCTTTATTACTATTCCCATTATTTAAAGTGATGCCTATAGCTGATGTTGGTGCAAATTACGGAAGTCCAATAGTTTTTCTGTTTTTTGGTGGTTTTGTTTTGGCGTTAGCATTAGAGAAAGTGAATCTTCATAAACGTATTGCACTTAGTATTATAAAGTTAACAGGCACCACACCAAATAAAGTTATTCTTGGGTTTATGATTGCTACTGCTTTTATGAGCATGTGGATTAGTAATACGGCGAGTACAGTTGTTATGCTTCCTATAGCTATGTCAGTTATTAACTTACTGATAAGTGATGAAGATGGTTTTACCAAAAAAGATCAAAATTTTGCGCTTAGTGTGATGCTTGGTATTGCATTTTCAGCAAATGCTGGTGGTATTGCCACTGTGATCGGCACACCTCCAAATTCTGTTCTTATTGGTCTTTTAGAAAATGAGTATAGCATTGAAATTTCGTTTTTAAATTGGATGCTGATTGGACTTCCGTTCTCTGCGACTTTAATTACCATTATATATTTTGTTTTAATTAAGTTATTTCCAAATAAAGATTTAGTTTTTGATGCTTCAAATACAGTAATAAAAGACGAATTAAATAAGTTAGGTAAGATCTCACCCAAAGAAAAACAAGTGCTTCTAACGTTTGCAATTATTGTGTCGCTTTGGATTTTTAGAACAATAATTAATAATATTTTTCCAAATTTAGGTTTAACAGATACTATGATTAGTATTTTGGGAGCATTAGCACTATTTACTATTCCCCACAACCTAAAACAAGGTGATTTTATCCTAGAATGGAAGGATACTCAAAAGTTAGCTTGGGGAATTTTAATCCTTTTTGGAGGTGGTTTGGCACTTGCCAAAGGTATGTCAGCTAGCGGAATTGTAGATATTGTTGCAACTACAATTTCTAATAGTGAAATCAGTATTTTATTTACAGAATCTTTGCTTATCATATTAATGCTGTTTATGACTGAATTAATGAGCAACGTAGCACTTACAGCAGTACTTGCCCCTGTTGTTGCAGGTATAGCAATCGGTCTAGAAATTCCTATACTATACCTACTTATTCCTGTAACCATGGCTAGTAGTTGTGCTTTTATGCTGCCTATGGCTACGCCTCCTAATGCCATAGTTTTTGCAAGTGGTTTTGTTAAGGTACATCAAATGGCTCGTGTTGGCATTATTTTAAATTTAATTGCTGTAGCATTACTTATTCTTATGTTTCAATTTTTTATTCCTCTTGTATTTTAA
- a CDS encoding DUF4846 domain-containing protein — translation MKKILGISGLFVLAICFGYYFLQEKKVAELANVVIEKPILINKDSLTIRSRVNAPEGYKRIDYRKGSFENYLRNYKLKPFGSKIINYDNSEYYWQRGHIGVLEISVPKNGLQQCADALIRIRSEYLWDNDRKEEIGFKFTSGHYCSWFKYAEGYRPKINGSKVTFHKTATANTSKENFYKYINLIYMYSGTLSLFNELKSIDAKDLKIGDMLIKGGSPGHIVMITDEVVNDKGEKLFLLFQGNTPAQSVHLVKNLEDDIISPWYQLKNDAVIPVSNYTFGSAKFVRFK, via the coding sequence ATGAAAAAAATATTAGGTATATCTGGTTTATTTGTCTTAGCTATATGTTTTGGATACTATTTTCTACAAGAAAAAAAAGTGGCAGAGTTGGCTAATGTTGTAATTGAAAAGCCAATTTTAATAAATAAGGATAGCCTAACCATAAGATCTAGAGTTAATGCTCCTGAAGGTTACAAACGCATAGACTATAGGAAAGGAAGTTTTGAAAACTATCTCAGAAACTACAAACTAAAACCCTTCGGAAGTAAAATTATAAACTATGATAATTCAGAATATTATTGGCAAAGAGGCCATATAGGTGTTTTAGAAATCTCTGTGCCTAAAAATGGACTGCAACAATGTGCAGATGCATTAATTAGAATTAGAAGTGAATACCTTTGGGATAACGATAGAAAAGAAGAAATTGGTTTCAAGTTCACTTCTGGTCATTATTGTTCATGGTTTAAATATGCTGAAGGATATCGTCCTAAAATTAATGGTAGCAAAGTAACATTTCATAAAACTGCTACTGCCAACACTTCAAAAGAAAATTTCTATAAGTACATAAATTTAATCTACATGTATTCAGGTACATTATCACTTTTTAATGAACTAAAATCCATTGATGCTAAAGATTTAAAAATTGGTGATATGCTTATTAAAGGTGGTTCACCTGGTCATATTGTTATGATTACTGATGAGGTTGTTAATGATAAAGGAGAAAAGCTATTCTTATTATTTCAAGGTAATACACCAGCACAGAGTGTACACTTGGTTAAAAATCTTGAAGACGATATTATTTCTCCTTGGTATCAATTAAAAAATGATGCCGTTATTCCTGTTTCAAACTACACGTTCGGCAGCGCGAAATTTGTTCGTTTTAAGTAG
- a CDS encoding BT0820 family HAD-type phosphatase, with translation MNFQDRLIIAVDFDGTIVEDGYPGIGKTRIFAFETLKRLQQDGHRLILWTYRSGNKLQEAVDFCKENGIDFYAVNASFPEEKFDESRSRKIHADLFIDDRNIGGVLGWGEVYQMITNEEPNINTPRKKWWQF, from the coding sequence ATGAATTTTCAGGACAGATTAATAATAGCAGTTGATTTTGATGGAACCATTGTAGAAGATGGTTATCCTGGAATTGGCAAAACACGCATTTTTGCATTTGAAACGCTTAAAAGACTGCAACAAGATGGTCATAGGCTAATCTTATGGACTTACAGAAGTGGTAACAAATTACAAGAAGCTGTAGATTTTTGCAAAGAAAACGGTATTGATTTTTATGCTGTAAATGCAAGCTTCCCTGAGGAAAAATTCGATGAATCTCGAAGTCGAAAAATCCACGCAGATCTTTTTATAGATGACCGTAATATTGGTGGTGTTCTTGGTTGGGGTGAAGTCTACCAAATGATTACCAATGAAGAACCTAATATTAATACTCCAAGGAAAAAGTGGTGGCAATTTTAA
- a CDS encoding NADH:ubiquinone reductase (Na(+)-transporting) subunit B, with protein sequence MGLKQNLHNFKEKNKDKKWLPGFNALFTFLYMPNETTHNGTHIKAADDLKRTMNTVIMALVPCLIFGMFNAGYQHYLAQGLIESADGFLGSSFWTWDNLVIGLWKVLPLVAVSYGVGLAVEFVFAIIKGHEVEEGYLVTGMLVPLIVPIDIPLWMLSVAVIFGVVIGKEVFGGTGMNILNPALTIRAFLFFAYPTWMSGDKVWVHGAVERDQMIAAGQNVDAISGETLLGAYAQNSSLSGIDYWDMFWGIIPGSVGETSKFLIIIGALFLIFAKIGSWRIMLSTVVGALVMGLIFNGVVDAGWIGESSKFYGLMSVPFWQHLIIGSILFGAVYMATDPVTAAQTNKGKWIYGFLIGFISIMIRVFNPAYPEGVFLAILLMNVFAPTIDHYVVQGNVKKRMKRVIVKAA encoded by the coding sequence ATGGGTTTAAAACAGAATTTACACAATTTTAAAGAGAAGAATAAAGACAAGAAATGGCTTCCTGGATTTAATGCTCTTTTTACGTTTTTATATATGCCTAATGAGACTACACATAATGGTACTCATATTAAAGCTGCAGATGATTTAAAGCGTACAATGAATACAGTAATCATGGCATTAGTACCATGTTTAATATTCGGAATGTTTAATGCTGGTTATCAGCATTATTTAGCACAAGGGTTAATAGAATCTGCTGACGGATTTTTAGGTTCTTCTTTTTGGACATGGGATAACTTAGTTATTGGTCTTTGGAAAGTATTACCATTAGTAGCTGTGTCTTATGGAGTTGGTTTAGCAGTAGAATTTGTATTCGCAATTATAAAAGGACACGAAGTAGAAGAAGGATATTTAGTAACAGGTATGTTAGTTCCATTAATTGTACCAATCGACATTCCATTATGGATGTTATCCGTAGCAGTAATCTTTGGTGTAGTTATTGGTAAAGAAGTTTTTGGAGGAACAGGAATGAATATTCTAAATCCTGCATTAACAATTCGTGCATTCTTATTTTTCGCATATCCAACTTGGATGTCTGGTGATAAAGTATGGGTACATGGAGCTGTAGAACGAGATCAGATGATTGCTGCAGGTCAGAATGTAGATGCTATTTCTGGCGAAACATTACTAGGAGCTTACGCTCAAAATAGTTCCTTATCTGGAATTGATTATTGGGATATGTTTTGGGGAATTATACCAGGTTCTGTTGGTGAGACCTCAAAATTCTTAATTATAATAGGTGCTCTTTTCTTAATATTTGCTAAAATTGGAAGTTGGAGAATCATGTTAAGTACTGTCGTGGGAGCCTTAGTAATGGGCTTAATATTTAATGGGGTCGTTGATGCTGGTTGGATTGGAGAATCAAGTAAATTTTACGGATTAATGAGTGTTCCATTCTGGCAACACTTAATAATTGGAAGTATTCTGTTTGGTGCAGTTTATATGGCTACAGATCCTGTAACGGCAGCTCAAACCAATAAAGGAAAATGGATTTATGGATTTTTAATAGGATTTATTTCTATTATGATTCGTGTATTCAATCCAGCATATCCAGAAGGTGTATTCTTAGCTATTCTATTAATGAATGTATTTGCACCAACTATTGACCATTATGTGGTACAGGGTAATGTGAAGAAAAGAATGAAACGTGTAATAGTTAAAGCAGCGTAA
- a CDS encoding NADH:ubiquinone reductase (Na(+)-transporting) subunit D produces the protein MGKDSKLILDPLTDNNPITIQVLGICSALAITAELEASIVMSISVLFVLGVGNVVISLMRNIIPSKIRIIVQLIVVATLVIIVDLVLKAFAYELSKTLSVFVGLIITNCIIMGRFEAFALGNGPWRSFLDGIGNALGYGVILIIVGFFRELLGSGTLLGFPVLGDPIEKTGLYSIGYENNGFMLLSPMALIVVGIIIWVQRSRNKALIED, from the coding sequence ATGGGAAAAGACAGTAAATTAATATTAGACCCATTAACAGATAATAATCCAATTACAATTCAAGTATTGGGTATTTGTTCTGCATTGGCAATTACTGCAGAACTCGAAGCATCTATTGTGATGTCTATCTCAGTTCTATTTGTATTAGGAGTAGGTAATGTTGTTATTTCTTTAATGAGAAATATCATTCCTTCAAAAATTAGAATTATTGTACAACTTATTGTTGTAGCAACATTAGTAATTATTGTTGATTTGGTATTGAAAGCCTTCGCATATGAATTAAGCAAAACCTTATCTGTATTTGTTGGATTAATTATTACCAACTGTATTATTATGGGACGTTTTGAAGCTTTTGCTTTAGGTAATGGACCATGGAGATCATTTTTGGATGGTATTGGTAATGCTTTAGGATATGGTGTAATCCTTATTATAGTCGGATTTTTCAGAGAGTTATTAGGGTCTGGTACTTTATTAGGTTTTCCAGTGTTAGGAGATCCAATTGAAAAAACCGGATTATATAGTATAGGTTATGAGAATAACGGTTTTATGTTATTGTCACCAATGGCACTTATAGTTGTAGGTATTATTATTTGGGTACAACGTAGTAGAAATAAAGCTTTAATTGAAGACTAA